CACTTAAGAGCGGATGAGGTCCCATAGTTACTTGCAAGATCGTAAGTACAGCAAATATCCAAATGTGCTGCAGCGGTCCTGCCATAATCACGGTTACCTGCTCACGAAAAGGACGTGTATTATGTTCTTCACTGACCACAGCACCTCCGAACAGCCAGAACTCTATTTTCGTAACTCTCCATCCAAAATGCTTAGCGGTAAAAAAGTGCCCCAGTTCATGGATCATAACAATAGAAAACAGGATAACAAATTCATAAATAGCCCCAGTCAGGAATGCAGAAATAGCTAATAGAAAGAAGAGAGGATGAATATGAATGCTTGGAAGCAAATTAAGAACTTTCATCCACTTTTATTACCTCTACAGGATCTAAATATCTTTCATCTTTCTCAATGGCAAAAAAGAACTCCGCTGATTTCCCTTCTTCCGATTTTACAGAACCTACATTCCTTTGGGCTTGTACATGTTCATAAAGATGAACATCAATGGAGGATAAATATCCATAAATGCTTTTCGAGCCATCTTCGTGCTGCACAATCACTGTTTTTTGAGTATCTTTATCATTTCCTGCAAAAATAACGGTTCCTTCTCTGACAGCCTTAATCTCCGAATTATTTTCAGTGGTTAACACGATTCCCTTTCCATCATTCTGAAAAGATGTGGTGACGGTTCCATTCACGGGCATGGCGAGATTTTCCTCCGTGGAGGATTGTTTAGGAGCAACCACCTGTAAAGGCTCTCCAAAGCGGTCACTATACCAGGCCGTCACTGTAGCAAATGGAAAGTCCTCCTGAAGTTGAGAAGTTACCCATTCCTCAGGTCCGTCAAGGAAAGCAATGTCTGTCTGTTTACCTAATGCTACAGCAGCAAATAATAGGACAGAAAAAAACAACTGAACCCCCAGACGACTTGTCTCTTTTCGGATCTCAGGAAGAGATCGTTTTTTTTCATAATCGCTACTTGTGACCAAAGGTGGATAGCCATGCATTTCTTCATCCTGAGGTGGAACAAACGACTTTTTAGGAAGCTCATAGCTGCCCTGAACCTTTTTTTTCTTACGAGCTGATATATTTTTACGGACATGTTCAATGTCTCTCCTCAAAATAATCCCTCTCTTTCCGCCACCTTTTTTTACATTCTATGGAGATAGAGAGGGATATATGTGTAAAAGCTTGTCCGCTGCCCAAAGAAAAGAGCGGCCTTTTTTATCAAAAACAGGCCGCTCTTTCCAAACTTTAAGTGCGCATTCCAAAGAAGCGTTTTACTTTTGAGAACATTCCATTATCTTCATCTAAATTCATTAGCGGCACTGCTTCACCCAATATTCTCCGGGCGATGTTCCGATAAGCTATCGAAGCTCTGGAATTTGGCTTCATTGCTACTGGCTCTCCGCTATTAGATGCGGTAATGACTGAGTCATCATCTACCACGATACCAAGCAAATCGATGGATAGGACCGAAACGATTTCGTCTACATCCAGCATGTCTCCGCTTTTCATCATGTGATTTCTTATACGATTTATAATAAGTTTCGGAGCTTCTATTTCTTCCTGTTCAAGAAGTCCAATTATGCGATCTGCGTCCCTAACACTTGATTTTTCAGGAGTTGTAACCACCACAGCTTTATCAGCGCCGGCCACAGCATTTTTATACCCTTGCTCAATTCCGGCAGGGCAATCGATAATAATGTAGTCATAGTCTTGCTTTAGCTCTTCTACAATTTCTTTAATTCCTTCCGGAGATACCTCGGATTTATCAGAAGTCTGGGCTGCCGGCAATAGATGCAGACAGTCAAAACGTTTATCGGTTACAAGAGCTTGTTTCGTTTTACAACGCTCATTTACTACATCTACAATATCGTAGATAATACGATTCTCAAGCCCCATCACAACATCTAAATTCCTGAGACCAATATCAGTATCCACCAGACAAACTTTTTTGTTCTGTAAGGCCAAAGCGGTCCCCAGATT
The Halobacillus halophilus DSM 2266 DNA segment above includes these coding regions:
- a CDS encoding peptidoglycan DD-metalloendopeptidase family protein — translated: MRRDIEHVRKNISARKKKKVQGSYELPKKSFVPPQDEEMHGYPPLVTSSDYEKKRSLPEIRKETSRLGVQLFFSVLLFAAVALGKQTDIAFLDGPEEWVTSQLQEDFPFATVTAWYSDRFGEPLQVVAPKQSSTEENLAMPVNGTVTTSFQNDGKGIVLTTENNSEIKAVREGTVIFAGNDKDTQKTVIVQHEDGSKSIYGYLSSIDVHLYEHVQAQRNVGSVKSEEGKSAEFFFAIEKDERYLDPVEVIKVDESS
- the minD gene encoding septum site-determining protein MinD; this encodes MGEAIVITSGKGGVGKTTTTANLGTALALQNKKVCLVDTDIGLRNLDVVMGLENRIIYDIVDVVNERCKTKQALVTDKRFDCLHLLPAAQTSDKSEVSPEGIKEIVEELKQDYDYIIIDCPAGIEQGYKNAVAGADKAVVVTTPEKSSVRDADRIIGLLEQEEIEAPKLIINRIRNHMMKSGDMLDVDEIVSVLSIDLLGIVVDDDSVITASNSGEPVAMKPNSRASIAYRNIARRILGEAVPLMNLDEDNGMFSKVKRFFGMRT